From the Marinomonas sp. THO17 genome, one window contains:
- a CDS encoding LysR family transcriptional regulator: MRFKKLDLNLLVALDILLEQKSITRTAEKLNMSPSAVSNSLSRLREYFEDDLLTQIGRKMVITPLGENLQSQVRNALYNIESTILLQPNFEPDKTERIFSIICSDYTLTVLVPHILEIVSQQKSTARFQFLPQVENPNEQLEKGKADLLIIPTDFVSKEHPSKVIYDEKFVCVVWSESELADGKMTMERYANAGHVVMRPAPKRPNYFEKVFSNKFDLKRRIVATTFSFAILPSLVIGSDNITTVHSKLAYKMAKVWPLKILELPFELPRMQQCLQWHQYRNNDEGLIWLRGVIEEAIEKMNASHNHLTSAS; the protein is encoded by the coding sequence ATGCGCTTTAAAAAATTAGACCTTAACCTATTGGTTGCATTAGATATTTTATTAGAACAAAAAAGCATCACGCGAACGGCAGAAAAACTTAATATGAGCCCTTCAGCGGTGAGTAATTCTTTATCAAGACTCAGGGAGTATTTTGAGGATGACTTGCTCACACAGATAGGGCGTAAGATGGTGATCACCCCTCTTGGGGAAAATTTACAATCTCAGGTTAGGAATGCACTCTATAACATTGAAAGCACCATTCTCTTACAACCTAACTTTGAACCGGATAAGACCGAAAGGATATTCAGTATTATTTGTTCGGATTACACATTAACCGTTCTCGTTCCCCATATTTTAGAAATTGTTAGCCAACAAAAGAGCACAGCTCGATTCCAATTTCTCCCACAAGTCGAAAACCCAAATGAACAACTGGAAAAAGGTAAAGCAGACTTGCTCATTATTCCGACTGATTTCGTATCAAAAGAACATCCCAGTAAAGTCATATATGATGAAAAGTTTGTCTGTGTCGTTTGGAGTGAAAGCGAGCTTGCAGATGGAAAGATGACAATGGAACGTTATGCAAATGCAGGACACGTAGTGATGCGCCCCGCGCCAAAAAGACCCAATTATTTTGAAAAAGTGTTTAGCAATAAATTTGACCTTAAACGCCGCATTGTCGCTACAACATTCAGCTTTGCCATTTTACCTTCTTTAGTCATTGGCTCAGATAATATCACTACAGTTCATAGCAAATTAGCGTACAAGATGGCAAAAGTATGGCCGCTTAAAATTTTGGAATTACCATTTGAGCTTCCTAGGATGCAGCAATGTCTCCAGTGGCATCAGTATCGCAATAATGATGAAGGGCTTATCTGGTTAAGAGGCGTTATTGAAGAAGCCATAGAAAAAATGAATGCATCTCATAACCATCTAACTAGTGCGTCATAA
- a CDS encoding sulfatase-like hydrolase/transferase — protein sequence MTNIIYIVADDLGYADLGCYGGREAQFGKVSPNIDKLAEQGMIFLEGYANSPVCSPTRFALMTMAYQYRLRGALEEPINSKSIGSNTLGLPPHIPTLPGQLQKAGYYTGLMGKWHLGYPPHFGPRSSGYDEFFGIMAGGVDYFSHKSGHGDHDLWINEEEHQEIGYLTDLISEHSLDFIHRRAKAAPEQPFFLSIHYTAPHWPWETRDDAHLADNLSTLFHLEGGNIHTYRRMIHHMDEGIGRIMAALDEHGLTEDTLIVFTSDNGGERFSDNWPLVGGKMDLTEGGIRVPWVVRWPGKVKAGSVSMQHCMTMDWSRTLLEVGKGPFDPDYPVDGMSLMSVLTGQEERFERPLYWRMKHRAQRALRLDNWKYLKVDEHEYLFNIKNDARERANLGKRYPDKLAAMRQQWLDWNATMPAIPEDAVVSLGYSVADMPQR from the coding sequence ATGACCAATATTATTTACATTGTGGCAGATGATTTAGGTTATGCCGATTTAGGCTGTTATGGTGGTCGTGAAGCTCAGTTTGGGAAGGTGTCGCCAAATATTGATAAGTTGGCTGAGCAAGGCATGATTTTTTTAGAGGGCTATGCCAATTCACCAGTCTGTTCACCCACTCGTTTCGCTTTAATGACCATGGCCTATCAATATCGCTTGCGTGGCGCACTAGAGGAACCGATTAACAGCAAAAGTATCGGCAGTAATACATTAGGTTTGCCGCCACACATTCCGACCTTGCCGGGACAATTGCAAAAAGCAGGCTATTACACTGGTTTGATGGGCAAATGGCACCTTGGTTATCCGCCGCATTTTGGTCCAAGATCCTCAGGTTACGATGAGTTTTTCGGCATCATGGCAGGCGGTGTGGATTACTTCTCTCATAAGAGTGGTCATGGTGATCATGACTTATGGATTAATGAAGAAGAGCATCAAGAAATTGGCTATTTGACGGATTTGATTTCAGAGCATTCGCTGGACTTCATTCATCGCCGTGCCAAAGCAGCGCCTGAACAACCTTTCTTTTTAAGCATTCACTATACGGCACCTCATTGGCCGTGGGAAACCAGAGACGACGCACATTTGGCCGATAACCTGTCAACCTTATTCCATTTAGAAGGCGGCAATATTCATACTTATCGACGTATGATTCATCATATGGATGAAGGTATAGGTCGTATTATGGCCGCGTTAGATGAGCATGGTTTAACGGAGGATACGCTGATTGTTTTCACCAGTGATAATGGCGGCGAACGTTTCTCCGATAATTGGCCTTTAGTGGGTGGCAAAATGGATTTAACCGAGGGGGGAATTCGTGTGCCTTGGGTGGTGCGCTGGCCCGGCAAAGTAAAAGCGGGTTCTGTTAGCATGCAACATTGTATGACCATGGACTGGTCTCGTACTTTATTGGAAGTAGGTAAAGGACCATTTGATCCAGATTACCCTGTGGATGGTATGTCACTGATGTCTGTCTTAACCGGGCAAGAAGAGCGATTTGAAAGGCCCTTATATTGGCGAATGAAGCATAGGGCGCAACGGGCATTGCGTTTAGACAATTGGAAATACTTAAAAGTCGATGAACATGAGTACCTATTTAACATCAAAAACGATGCGCGCGAACGGGCCAATTTAGGTAAGCGCTATCCGGATAAACTGGCTGCCATGCGTCAGCAATGGTTGGATTGGAATGCCACTATGCCAGCTATCCCTGAAGATGCGGTAGTTAGCCTAGGTTACAGTGTGGCTGACATGCCTCAGCGTTAA
- a CDS encoding TRAP transporter fused permease subunit: protein MFFKSQMSSKLLSWMVAGLSLVIAFYGLANVMPAIGDFRLGPFPLVEFRASFFALCVVTIALGACLKYCQGETSLLNAIISFIFLFVMLYCCWSFYLVSSELDEGMFLFGANEMWIAVLASLGALYFCWRIWGIPVALLGVVGILYMATGQYWPGPLQTVSHDVNETLAQNLLYSLDTGILGSTFAIVITTVFPFIILGALLEGVGAGDSMIRIAFHWMRKTAGGPAHAAVLSSALFGTVSGSAVGNVVGTGVITIPMIKRRGFSANFAGAVEASASTGGQIMPPIMGAAALVMADFVGVNYMTVIVAVLVPSIAYYASLFAMIVFESRRLGITSSAEVTGVDAPLKQDYLNLLLIFVPLVIIVCLLLYGLSPSGASITALAALFPLSLINPEIRRKPIKLIQSLQVGGRTFAGLLMAIAAVSIVISALSATGVPVKFSVLLASIVSNSLLISLIIAAFCCIVLGMGMPTLPAYVTVATIAIPAMEQLGLSALTSHMFVFFIAVGSVITPPVAIAAFAAASISGGGPIGTSVQASKVGIMIFVIPFTFAFNPMLLTVAQSGVSFDLLVWSWLIIKLVVGILLLATALTGFHSHKLAWYEIIGRLIAAIMLFAPNPVWDLVGIIGALLLWAWHKRQGFNMGRRLKGVD from the coding sequence ATGTTTTTCAAGTCTCAAATGAGTTCGAAACTGCTTTCATGGATGGTGGCGGGACTCAGTTTAGTGATTGCTTTTTATGGTCTAGCGAATGTTATGCCGGCGATCGGTGATTTTCGCTTGGGGCCTTTTCCACTGGTGGAGTTTAGAGCGTCATTTTTTGCTTTGTGTGTGGTGACCATTGCTTTGGGGGCTTGCTTAAAATATTGCCAAGGCGAAACCTCACTATTAAACGCCATCATCAGCTTTATATTTTTGTTTGTAATGCTTTATTGCTGCTGGTCTTTTTATTTGGTGAGCAGCGAGTTAGACGAGGGAATGTTTTTGTTCGGTGCCAATGAAATGTGGATTGCTGTCTTGGCATCATTAGGCGCTTTGTACTTTTGCTGGCGTATTTGGGGGATTCCGGTTGCCTTATTGGGTGTGGTTGGCATTCTTTATATGGCAACTGGTCAGTATTGGCCGGGTCCCTTGCAGACAGTCAGCCATGATGTCAATGAAACCCTAGCACAAAATCTTTTGTACAGTCTTGATACGGGGATTTTGGGCAGTACTTTCGCCATCGTTATTACCACGGTTTTTCCATTTATCATCCTAGGAGCCTTGCTAGAAGGCGTTGGGGCGGGCGATTCAATGATTCGTATTGCCTTTCATTGGATGAGGAAAACGGCGGGTGGCCCTGCACACGCTGCAGTATTGTCATCGGCCTTGTTCGGTACGGTTTCAGGCAGCGCGGTTGGTAATGTGGTGGGGACAGGGGTTATTACCATTCCCATGATTAAAAGACGGGGCTTTTCTGCCAATTTTGCTGGTGCTGTGGAAGCTTCCGCTTCGACGGGTGGACAGATTATGCCACCCATTATGGGAGCGGCTGCTTTGGTCATGGCGGACTTCGTGGGAGTGAACTATATGACAGTGATTGTTGCTGTCTTGGTGCCATCCATTGCCTACTACGCCAGCTTATTTGCCATGATAGTGTTTGAATCACGCCGTTTGGGCATCACCTCCAGCGCAGAAGTGACAGGTGTGGATGCGCCGCTTAAGCAGGACTATTTGAACCTGCTGCTGATCTTTGTCCCTTTGGTAATCATAGTTTGCTTATTGTTATATGGCTTATCACCATCTGGTGCTTCCATTACCGCGCTGGCGGCTTTGTTTCCACTCAGTTTGATTAACCCAGAAATACGACGTAAGCCTATTAAGCTCATACAAAGCTTGCAGGTTGGTGGCCGTACTTTTGCTGGTCTATTAATGGCCATAGCAGCCGTTAGTATTGTTATTTCGGCATTATCGGCAACGGGTGTACCGGTGAAATTCAGTGTCTTGCTAGCCAGTATAGTGTCTAATTCGTTACTGATATCACTCATTATTGCGGCTTTTTGTTGTATCGTTTTGGGTATGGGCATGCCCACATTGCCCGCCTATGTCACGGTAGCTACCATTGCCATTCCAGCCATGGAGCAGTTAGGTTTGTCTGCGTTGACCTCACATATGTTTGTCTTTTTCATCGCAGTGGGTTCTGTTATCACACCTCCGGTGGCCATTGCGGCTTTCGCTGCCGCCAGTATTTCGGGGGGTGGGCCAATTGGAACTTCTGTTCAGGCGTCAAAAGTTGGCATCATGATTTTTGTGATTCCTTTCACCTTTGCCTTCAATCCTATGTTATTAACCGTTGCACAATCCGGTGTGAGCTTTGATTTGCTGGTGTGGAGTTGGTTGATCATTAAGCTGGTGGTGGGCATTTTATTATTAGCTACCGCCTTAACCGGGTTTCATTCACACAAATTGGCGTGGTACGAGATTATTGGCCGCTTGATAGCTGCCATTATGTTGTTTGCTCCTAACCCTGTCTGGGATCTAGTGGGAATCATTGGAGCATTGCTGTTATGGGCTTGGCATAAACGACAGGGTTTTAACATGGGACGCCGTTTAAAAGGAGTAGATTAA
- a CDS encoding TAXI family TRAP transporter solute-binding subunit, producing MQNVKGQFRQGISIFGLMCAGMLFSTAATAEKIGMESATPNSILGMLPQAMAPYWSEQGVDIQLALNQTLTKSLLKLATGSLDSAVIPPPAFSAMKKGVGPYAKMSEKAQQMSNNVRGLFTIPGSYFHAITRADSGIESWPEAKGKRVFIGPPAGVANTQISSLAAAGGLPIGEYDPIKAPWGAAVQSFQDGQFDVFVGTFSLGSQAVAELSLSNPIRILGIPGEKMVPPESLGMQSAEIPANTYPGQVNETSVLTWQSIMMMAVNKDLSDDIAYTLTKTFIENRGALADSNALFNDILTTDFFVGVNAPLHPGAIRYYQEAGIPIPAQLIP from the coding sequence ATGCAGAATGTGAAAGGACAATTCCGTCAAGGGATAAGCATTTTTGGTTTGATGTGTGCAGGTATGCTGTTCAGCACAGCAGCAACGGCAGAAAAAATTGGCATGGAATCCGCCACACCAAACAGTATTTTAGGTATGTTGCCTCAAGCCATGGCGCCTTACTGGTCGGAACAGGGCGTTGATATCCAACTTGCTCTCAATCAAACGCTGACTAAGTCATTGCTCAAATTAGCAACAGGCAGTTTGGATTCTGCCGTCATTCCCCCACCTGCTTTTTCTGCCATGAAGAAAGGCGTTGGGCCTTATGCAAAAATGTCTGAGAAGGCCCAGCAAATGTCGAACAATGTGCGTGGACTCTTTACCATTCCCGGTAGTTATTTTCACGCCATTACCCGTGCTGATTCTGGTATTGAATCTTGGCCAGAAGCGAAAGGTAAACGTGTTTTTATTGGTCCTCCAGCCGGTGTGGCGAACACACAAATAAGTAGTTTGGCTGCTGCGGGTGGTTTGCCAATAGGTGAATATGACCCCATTAAAGCCCCATGGGGGGCGGCTGTCCAAAGCTTTCAAGATGGGCAGTTTGATGTTTTTGTCGGTACTTTTTCGCTGGGATCACAAGCGGTCGCAGAACTGAGTTTAAGTAATCCCATTCGGATATTAGGCATTCCTGGGGAAAAAATGGTGCCGCCTGAAAGCTTAGGCATGCAGTCAGCGGAAATTCCAGCCAATACTTATCCGGGTCAAGTAAATGAAACCTCTGTACTTACTTGGCAAAGCATTATGATGATGGCCGTTAATAAAGACCTGTCGGACGATATTGCTTATACATTGACTAAAACATTTATAGAAAACCGCGGTGCTTTGGCGGATTCAAATGCGCTATTCAATGACATACTCACTACGGATTTTTTTGTTGGGGTAAATGCACCTCTGCATCCAGGGGCCATTCGTTACTATCAAGAGGCTGGGATTCCAATACCAGCTCAATTAATTCCTTAA
- a CDS encoding SulP family inorganic anion transporter, which yields MLNHLLKILLPFFSWGRKLTLKDLNKDVMAGITGAVLVLPQGVAYAYIAGLPPEIGLYTAIVSASVAALFGSSFHMISGPTAALSIVVASVTNQLGYTNPIEQIGLVVSLTFLVGLIQFSLGALRLGALVNFISHTVIIGFTTGAAILIATSQIKHLLGLAVPSGLSFISELMAIFQAMTEFNTYALAIGLSTLLSAILVKKYHPKAPNLLIGMLFGSLMGVFLQAEQHGVAMVESMPGSLPPFVLPNASFEMLQSIFSGAFAVALLGLIEAVSIARAISMRSKQVIDGNQEFIGQGLSNIVGGFFSCYPSSGSFTRSGANYDAGAASPLAAVFAAIIVALVISFFPQATAYLPLPAMAGSVLLIAWNLLDMKHLIATIKISVSEACILIGTFLSTLFIQLEFAIYIGILLSIGFYLHRTSRPKIIDVAPFSKAEHRVIRNIHRYQLDTCPQLKMIRIDGSLYFGSIDYVQKALAECSQDGTKYIIIVAKGINFMDVSGVLLLEAEINKLKKSGGNLLICSLKGTVSDELSSLPTYQKVLKHHIVDNSKQAIAKMLEWIDQTKCRDCQSRIFNECQQFPNNKSSLPLIE from the coding sequence ATGCTTAATCACCTATTAAAGATACTTTTGCCTTTTTTCAGTTGGGGTAGGAAGCTGACTCTCAAGGATCTAAATAAAGATGTCATGGCTGGCATTACCGGGGCTGTTTTAGTGTTACCGCAGGGGGTCGCCTATGCTTACATTGCAGGCTTACCGCCAGAAATCGGCCTTTATACCGCCATTGTTTCTGCTTCTGTTGCTGCTTTGTTTGGTAGCTCATTTCATATGATATCTGGCCCAACAGCGGCCTTATCCATTGTGGTTGCCTCTGTGACAAACCAGCTTGGCTACACCAATCCTATTGAACAAATTGGACTTGTGGTCAGCCTAACGTTTCTGGTTGGCTTAATTCAGTTCTCACTGGGCGCATTGCGTTTAGGCGCTTTGGTGAACTTTATTTCACATACCGTCATCATTGGTTTTACCACCGGAGCTGCCATACTGATCGCCACTAGCCAAATCAAACACTTGCTGGGCCTAGCCGTTCCCTCAGGTCTGTCTTTCATATCAGAACTGATGGCAATTTTCCAAGCCATGACTGAATTCAATACTTATGCGCTCGCCATTGGGTTAAGCACCTTACTCAGTGCCATTCTCGTCAAAAAGTATCATCCTAAAGCTCCCAACCTATTAATTGGAATGCTCTTTGGCAGTCTCATGGGAGTCTTTTTACAAGCTGAACAACATGGCGTCGCTATGGTCGAAAGTATGCCTGGCAGTCTGCCCCCCTTTGTCTTACCAAATGCTTCCTTTGAAATGCTGCAAAGTATCTTTTCAGGCGCTTTTGCCGTGGCCCTATTAGGATTAATTGAAGCCGTCTCTATTGCTCGCGCTATTTCCATGCGCTCCAAACAGGTCATTGATGGTAACCAAGAATTTATTGGACAAGGCTTGTCTAATATCGTCGGCGGTTTCTTCTCTTGCTACCCAAGCTCAGGGTCTTTTACTCGGTCTGGAGCCAACTATGATGCTGGCGCGGCAAGTCCTCTTGCTGCAGTATTTGCTGCCATTATTGTTGCCTTGGTCATTAGCTTTTTTCCACAGGCTACCGCTTACCTTCCTCTTCCTGCCATGGCAGGCAGTGTGCTTCTGATCGCGTGGAATTTACTGGATATGAAACACCTTATTGCCACTATCAAAATCAGCGTTTCCGAAGCCTGTATATTGATCGGTACTTTTTTGTCTACCTTATTCATTCAACTGGAATTTGCTATTTATATTGGCATTCTCTTATCCATTGGCTTTTATCTGCATAGAACCTCGCGTCCCAAGATAATTGACGTTGCTCCATTTTCAAAAGCCGAGCATAGGGTCATTCGTAACATTCATCGCTATCAACTCGACACTTGCCCACAACTCAAAATGATTCGCATCGACGGTTCGTTATATTTTGGCTCCATTGACTATGTGCAAAAAGCCCTTGCAGAATGCAGTCAAGACGGCACTAAATACATCATCATAGTGGCTAAAGGCATCAATTTTATGGATGTATCTGGCGTACTACTTCTAGAAGCCGAGATAAACAAACTGAAAAAATCTGGTGGTAATTTACTGATTTGTTCTCTTAAAGGTACGGTTTCAGATGAGCTTAGCAGTCTACCCACATACCAAAAGGTGCTCAAACATCATATTGTCGATAATTCCAAGCAAGCTATTGCCAAGATGCTTGAATGGATTGATCAAACAAAATGCCGTGACTGCCAGTCTCGAATTTTTAATGAATGCCAACAGTTTCCAAATAATAAATCCAGCTTGCCCTTGATAGAGTAG
- a CDS encoding LysR family transcriptional regulator, translated as MESKHLIYLSTILDKGSISAAAEFLNVAQPTLTRAMATLEMQAGTQLFTRSRFGVTSTVVGESLAREGRAISRRLNAANEQVSRFKLGIKQNLRIASGSLLGMGVLPKIIDRMIEQHPEVSLTITCLNPSIAIEGLLDDQFDIVIAPQSSDRNTSSLHHELIKQDKIGIFCGQQHPLASRKNIQIEDFMSLDWLSLGIASYFEQQTTEMLSSYGIHGARTKAVFRNDAYMLIKMLASGRYLAALPHFPVTVIKEAFAIKEIQLEGIQAVSRDLYLWCIESLKDQAAFTSFKNIATDVFEELALPIKP; from the coding sequence ATGGAATCTAAGCACCTTATTTATTTATCAACCATTTTGGACAAAGGTTCGATCAGTGCGGCGGCCGAATTTCTGAATGTCGCTCAACCTACTTTAACCCGAGCTATGGCCACCTTAGAAATGCAAGCTGGCACGCAGCTTTTCACTCGTAGTCGTTTTGGTGTTACCAGCACTGTGGTTGGTGAGTCTTTAGCCAGAGAAGGTCGCGCTATTAGTCGACGACTTAACGCAGCAAACGAACAAGTCTCCCGCTTTAAATTAGGCATAAAACAAAATCTTCGCATTGCTTCAGGCTCGCTGCTAGGAATGGGAGTGTTACCCAAGATCATTGATCGAATGATAGAACAACACCCAGAGGTTTCCCTAACCATCACCTGCTTAAACCCTTCCATAGCCATTGAGGGCTTATTGGATGATCAATTTGATATTGTGATTGCCCCGCAATCTTCTGATCGAAACACCAGCAGCCTTCATCATGAACTGATCAAACAAGACAAAATCGGTATTTTTTGTGGTCAACAACATCCCCTCGCCTCAAGAAAAAACATCCAAATTGAAGACTTTATGTCACTCGATTGGTTAAGTTTAGGCATTGCCTCATATTTCGAGCAACAAACCACAGAAATGCTCTCTTCCTACGGCATTCACGGGGCAAGAACCAAGGCGGTATTTCGCAACGATGCTTATATGCTCATAAAAATGCTGGCTTCTGGGCGCTATCTAGCCGCTCTTCCACACTTCCCTGTTACAGTAATTAAAGAAGCCTTTGCTATCAAAGAAATTCAATTAGAGGGAATTCAAGCGGTTTCAAGAGACTTGTACTTATGGTGTATTGAGTCGTTAAAAGACCAAGCTGCTTTTACCTCATTTAAAAACATAGCAACTGACGTTTTTGAAGAACTTGCCTTGCCCATTAAACCATAA
- a CDS encoding LacI family DNA-binding transcriptional regulator, producing the protein MNSILKKATLKEVANKAGVSIATVDRVITKRAKVSPHTKEKVLAVIEELAQQHTHHPISQKELKLGVIIESGATFIEALSQTIEHAKIHFAEQKIQLECLAIVDFDLSHFLQQLKQYAEQFDGLIVLSRELPQIVSTINKLVEQGTPVVTLTSDLNNCTRLSHAGTNQISAGRTAGTLMGHYLNKMQGDILLVMSATYTTQYERELGFRSVLRNKFPNLRIREAIKNNDSDEDSYIAICREVDTNSIPLGIYNTSGGNAGIAKALREKGLDHDIVFIAHELNKVTKNLLLEDTIDIIIDQNLEENVHNAVTLLGHYLRTGETLTIKTPFPTIITKENIGFIP; encoded by the coding sequence ATGAATTCCATACTCAAAAAAGCCACTTTAAAAGAAGTCGCCAATAAGGCAGGGGTAAGCATCGCCACGGTAGATCGTGTTATCACTAAGCGAGCAAAAGTTAGCCCACACACTAAAGAGAAGGTATTGGCCGTCATTGAGGAGCTGGCGCAACAACACACCCACCACCCAATCTCGCAAAAAGAACTCAAACTGGGCGTCATCATTGAATCGGGGGCGACTTTTATCGAGGCCCTATCGCAAACCATTGAGCATGCCAAAATACATTTTGCAGAACAAAAGATACAACTGGAATGTCTTGCTATAGTAGACTTCGATCTAAGCCACTTCCTACAACAACTCAAACAATATGCTGAACAGTTTGATGGCTTAATTGTTTTATCCCGTGAATTACCGCAAATTGTCTCCACTATTAATAAGCTGGTTGAACAAGGCACGCCAGTGGTCACCTTAACTTCTGACTTAAATAACTGCACACGACTGTCTCACGCTGGCACTAATCAAATCAGCGCTGGTCGTACAGCAGGCACCTTGATGGGACATTACCTAAACAAGATGCAAGGAGATATTTTGCTGGTGATGAGTGCCACCTACACCACACAATATGAACGTGAATTGGGCTTTCGTAGCGTGTTGCGCAATAAGTTTCCGAATCTTAGAATTCGCGAAGCCATCAAAAATAACGATTCAGATGAAGACAGTTATATCGCCATTTGCAGAGAAGTCGATACCAATAGCATACCACTGGGCATCTATAATACCTCTGGTGGTAATGCCGGTATTGCCAAAGCATTGCGCGAAAAAGGCTTGGATCATGACATCGTCTTTATTGCCCATGAGCTAAACAAGGTAACCAAAAACCTATTATTGGAAGATACCATAGACATCATTATTGATCAGAACTTAGAAGAAAACGTCCACAATGCGGTGACACTGTTAGGACATTATTTGCGCACTGGTGAAACGCTAACAATAAAAACCCCTTTCCCAACCATAATCACCAAAGAAAACATTGGCTTTATCCCTTAA
- a CDS encoding TIM barrel protein, protein MEKFTLSCCSETMFTDLSIVERVKKISELGFLPELWDWTNHDIDALAATGVEFSSMTGYIEGDFLENSDRLIATIHESVAAAKKLGVPRLNLHGTGLDNKGLPVNPRLLVSGRDWIKAYKVLSEIAEIGAKNDVMFVLENLNLKVDHPGTPFATAEDVFTLVSEVNHPNLKMMLDLYHQQIDEGNILDSLTRYLPHIGEIQIADVPGRQEPGTGEMNYPAIAQHLRKIGYQGVIGFEGFPSSDSALALERFEKAFN, encoded by the coding sequence ATGGAAAAATTCACTCTGTCCTGCTGTTCAGAGACCATGTTCACCGATCTGTCTATTGTAGAAAGGGTGAAAAAGATCTCTGAACTGGGTTTTCTGCCAGAGTTATGGGATTGGACCAATCATGATATAGATGCGTTAGCGGCCACTGGTGTCGAGTTCTCATCCATGACAGGTTACATTGAAGGTGACTTCCTAGAGAACAGTGATCGTTTAATTGCGACCATTCATGAATCGGTTGCAGCAGCAAAGAAATTGGGTGTACCACGTCTTAATTTGCATGGTACAGGCCTTGATAATAAAGGCTTGCCAGTTAATCCACGTCTTCTTGTATCGGGTCGAGACTGGATTAAGGCTTATAAAGTATTGTCTGAAATTGCTGAGATAGGTGCGAAGAACGATGTTATGTTCGTACTGGAAAACCTCAATTTAAAAGTCGATCATCCTGGGACACCTTTCGCAACCGCAGAAGATGTTTTTACCCTAGTATCCGAAGTGAATCATCCAAATTTGAAAATGATGTTGGATTTGTATCACCAGCAAATTGACGAAGGCAACATCCTAGATTCTTTGACTCGCTACTTACCACACATTGGTGAGATTCAAATTGCCGATGTGCCAGGTCGTCAAGAGCCAGGTACTGGGGAGATGAATTACCCAGCCATCGCTCAGCATTTGCGCAAAATTGGCTATCAGGGCGTAATTGGTTTTGAAGGTTTCCCATCCAGTGATTCTGCTTTAGCATTAGAACGCTTTGAAAAAGCCTTTAATTAG
- a CDS encoding type II toxin-antitoxin system ParD family antitoxin: MATTSIDLGEHFTNFLSELKETGRYRNASEAVRAGLRLLEEQEAEYQTKLETLRQALRAGEESGESALTHEQIIAKAKAELNGE; this comes from the coding sequence ATGGCAACGACCAGCATTGATTTAGGTGAACATTTCACCAATTTTTTATCGGAATTGAAAGAAACAGGCCGCTACCGTAATGCGAGTGAGGCAGTACGTGCAGGCTTACGCTTGTTAGAAGAACAAGAAGCGGAGTACCAAACCAAGCTTGAAACCTTGCGCCAAGCTCTTCGGGCTGGAGAAGAGAGTGGTGAAAGTGCCCTTACGCATGAGCAAATTATTGCTAAAGCCAAAGCAGAGCTAAATGGCGAATAA
- the pgsA gene encoding CDP-diacylglycerol--glycerol-3-phosphate 3-phosphatidyltransferase, whose product MNIPNILTSIRILMIPVLAIIYYLPWEGRYYTCAIIFALAAITDWLDGYLARKLNQTSAFGAFFDPVADKLMVSIALVLLVASYANPLMTLASAVIVGREIVISALREWMAEMGKRASVAVSYIGKLKTAMQMLAIFILLGSRPDSPIAHLGEGVLIAAALLTLWSMYVYLKAAWPELMAKESSEN is encoded by the coding sequence ATGAACATACCAAACATACTGACGTCTATCCGTATTTTGATGATTCCAGTACTGGCGATTATTTATTATTTGCCTTGGGAAGGGCGTTATTATACCTGTGCCATTATCTTTGCTTTGGCGGCCATTACTGACTGGTTAGACGGCTATTTGGCACGTAAGCTCAATCAGACATCAGCATTCGGTGCTTTCTTTGATCCAGTGGCCGACAAACTTATGGTGTCTATTGCCTTGGTGTTGTTGGTGGCCAGTTACGCCAATCCATTGATGACCCTTGCCAGTGCCGTCATTGTGGGGCGAGAAATTGTCATTTCCGCATTGCGTGAATGGATGGCGGAAATGGGTAAGCGTGCCAGTGTGGCAGTGTCTTATATTGGCAAACTAAAAACGGCCATGCAGATGTTGGCCATCTTTATTCTGCTTGGCTCTCGTCCTGATAGCCCAATTGCGCATTTGGGTGAAGGGGTTTTGATTGCTGCTGCCTTACTTACTCTTTGGTCTATGTATGTTTATTTGAAAGCCGCTTGGCCAGAACTCATGGCGAAGGAATCGAGCGAAAACTAA